In Cyanobacteria bacterium GSL.Bin1, a genomic segment contains:
- a CDS encoding universal stress protein, whose amino-acid sequence MRKVLLYIDVNQLGSKLSFLERAVAYVRALEGQFLVMTVMPDYQAYFVSPLLPEQFAEKAHAKAIAALDEFATRYLPDELIDSVMIRYGLPHTQILAVAEEEQVDLIFFNADRPEPVDYLLGTMESRVNRHAACDVMFFHGH is encoded by the coding sequence ATGCGGAAAGTTCTACTTTATATTGATGTCAACCAACTTGGATCTAAATTGAGCTTTTTGGAGCGAGCTGTTGCCTATGTCAGAGCCTTGGAAGGACAGTTTTTAGTGATGACCGTGATGCCCGATTACCAAGCTTACTTTGTTAGTCCATTACTCCCGGAACAGTTTGCAGAGAAAGCTCATGCCAAAGCCATAGCAGCCTTAGATGAATTTGCAACTCGCTATCTTCCTGATGAGTTGATTGACAGTGTTATGATCCGATACGGCTTACCTCACACACAGATCTTAGCAGTGGCAGAAGAAGAGCAAGTGGATTTAATTTTCTTCAATGCGGATCGCCCCGAACCTGTAGACTATTTATTAGGCACGATGGAAAGCCGTGTCAATCGTCATGCCGCTTGTGATGTGATGTTTTTCCATGGTCATTAG